A genome region from Anolis carolinensis isolate JA03-04 chromosome 6, rAnoCar3.1.pri, whole genome shotgun sequence includes the following:
- the LOC134292461 gene encoding olfactory receptor 14C36-like: MNNFTSTSSFLLLEFSDMRELQILSFFVFLALYLTALIGNLLIVTVVAVDSHLHTPMYYFLFNLAMSDIGSISVMVPKAMAMSLKNDRSITYAGCVAQVFFHVFFATSGFSVLTIMAHDRYVAICHPLHYERIMHKGACLQMVAIGLIGSLIYTILHTGGTFGNTFCSNIVNQFFCEIPQLIKLSCSGISIMETGFLILAFSLALGYLIVIIRSYVQIFVVVLRIPSSQGQKKALSTCVPHLTVVTMFVASGVLVYARSTAQSSNLDSILSMIYTIIPPTSNPFIYSVRNKEVKTALQNLLRVAISYKNKFKVVL; encoded by the coding sequence ATGAATAACTTTACTTCTACATCCTCTTTTCTGTTGCTGGAATTCTCAGATATGAGAGAACTACAAATCTTATCCTTTTTTGTCTTCCTAGCACTCTACTTGACTGCATTAATAGGTAACCTTCTCATTGTCACTGTCGTTGCAGTTGATTCCCACCTTCACACTCCTATGtattatttcctctttaatttgGCCATGTCGGATATTGGATCAATTTCTGTTATGGTGCCCAAGGCTATGGCAATGTCCCTTAAGAATGATAGGTCAATTACTTATGCCGGCTGTGTTGCTCAGGTTTTCTTTCATGTGTTCTTTGCGACCTCAGGTTTTAGTGTCCTAACTATTATGGCTCATGATCGCTATGTTGCAATCTGCCACCCTCTCCATTATGAGAGAATCATGCACAAAGGAGCCTGCCTACAGATGGTAGCCATTGGGCTGATTGGTAGTCTTATTTATACCATATTACACACCGGTGGCACCTTTGGAAATACTTTCTGTTCCAATATTGTCAATCAGTTCTTCTGTGAAATTCCACAATTAATAAAGCTGTCCTGCTCAGGTATTTCCATAATGGAAACTGGGTTTCTTATTCTGGCATTTAGTTTAGCATTAGGGTACCTTATCGTCATCATTAGATCATATGTACAGATCTTTGTTGttgtgcttagaattccttcttcacAAGGTCAGAAAAAAGCCCTCTCCACTTGTGTTCCCCATCTCACCGTTGTCACAATGTTTGTAGCCAGTGGGGTCCTTGTCTATGCAAGATCTACTGCTCAATCTTCTAATCTGGATTCCATTTTGTCCATGATATATACCATAATTCCTCCAACATCAAATCCATTTATCTATAGTGTTAGAAACAAAGAGGTCAAGACTGCTTTGCAAAATCTGTTACGTGTTGCGATTtcctataaaaataaatttaaagtgGTTCTGTGA
- the LOC100561777 gene encoding olfactory receptor 14A16-like has translation MSNLTSMPTLLLLQFSDIRVLQIFHFFIFLALYLMAVIGNLLIIIAIVFDHHLHTPMYFFLFNLATIDLGTISVIVPKLMAMSLKGDRSISHYGCAAQVFFYLFFASLDLVVLTVMAHDRYIAICNPLHYERIMHKEACLQMVAIGWATSLLYATLHTGGTFAITFCSNMISQFFCEIPQLLKLSCSRIYLVEVGLLIVSCGMTVGCFIFITVTYVQVFTTVLRIPSVHRQKKALSTCLPHLTVVSMLVFCGLFAYAKPPTGTSSKLDLAFAVVYTILPPMLNPFVYSMRNKEIKTALWKLLDFAISSKSILKIVL, from the coding sequence ATGAGCAACCTCACTTCCATGCCAACTCTTCTGCTGCTCCAATTCTCAGACATCCGAGTGCTGCAGATTTTTCACTTCTTCATTTTCCTAGCTCTTTATCTAATGGCAGTAATAGGCAATCTTCTCATTATCATTGCAATTGTCTTTGACCACCACTTACACACTCCTATGTACTTCTTCTTATTCAATTTGGCCACGATTGACCTTGGAACAATTTCAGTGATTGTGCCAAAGTTGATGGCCATGTCTCTCAAGGGTGATAGGTCAATTTCTCACTATGGGTGTGCTGCTcaagttttcttttatttattttttgcgtcACTGGATCTAGTTGTGCTCACTGTAATGGCACATGATCGCTATATTGCAATCTGCAACCCACTCCACTATGAGAGAATCATGCACAAGGAAGCCTGCCTTCAGATGGTAGCTATTGGGTGGGCTACTAGTCTTTTGTATGCTACTTTACACACTGGTGGCACCTTTGCAATCACTTTCTGTTCTAATATGATCAGCCAGTTTTTCTGTGAAATCCCCCAGTTACTAAAACTCTCCTGTTCTCGCATTTATCTAGTGGAAGTTGGGCTTCTCATTGTAAGTTGTGGTATGACAGTAGGatgctttatttttattactgTGACATATGTTCAAGTCTTTACCACGGTGCTTCGAATTCCTTCTGTTCACAGACAGAAAAAAGCGCTTTCAACTTGCCTTCCTCATCTCACTGTTGTCTCCATGTTGGTCTTCTGTGGCCTCTTTGCCTATGCAAAGCCTCCCACTGGTACCTCGTCTAAACTTGATTTAGCGTTCGCTGTGGTATATACTATACTTCCTCCCATGCTgaatccatttgtttacagcatgAGAAACAAGGAGATCAAGACTGCTCTGTGGAAACTGTTAGATTTTGCGATATCAtctaaaagcatattaaaaattGTTCtataa